In a single window of the Acetivibrio clariflavus DSM 19732 genome:
- a CDS encoding acyl carrier protein — protein MNEKEVFEKVKEIIVDYLNLDESEINADTNLVEELCLDSIALVELGFRFSETFSIPMVEGDPDLFIMKNLVNFIIEKMEK, from the coding sequence ATGAATGAGAAAGAAGTTTTTGAAAAGGTAAAAGAAATCATAGTCGATTATTTGAATTTGGACGAAAGCGAAATAAACGCTGATACAAACCTTGTTGAAGAATTGTGTCTAGATTCCATTGCCCTTGTTGAATTGGGATTTAGGTTTTCGGAGACTTTCTCCATACCTATGGTGGAAGGAGATCCGGATTTATTTATAATGAAGAATCTTGTTAATTTTATTATTGAAAAAATGGAGAAATAA
- a CDS encoding class I adenylate-forming enzyme family protein, translating to MNYCELLFNTKETDLELEALIDAENGKRLTYRELMEEVKKTAALLLSKGYKSGDVIATHLYNSVEAAVILLGIQYIGGVICLIDPLYKANEVLYYIEDSGAKCLFTHLMSSEIELPDSLKCEIVHIKDYENEIQNFECEEKDFYNYKEDELAMLLYTSGSTSKPKGVMLSAGCFFTFLEKSNCSMYRYTKEDRILCFVPFSHGFGSVSILIPSLDGKAAIVFLRSFQPIKISNAIIKENITHIFGVPTHYQQLLRYEAIHDSLRKLKAAFVAAAPLNYETAFQWFKTIGIYLDEGYGMSETTTLITTRMNRLPEPAGDVGYPPKGILEVEVVDDEGNVCEDGVIGEIRIKGKGLMLGYLNRPEETRERLRDGCVYSGDYGYKKSDGSLVICGRKKDVINVAGLKISPIEVEAAINSHPDVVDSAAVGIEDIVYGEVVKAFVVLKDGAKVTDRDLIKYVSEKIANFKVPKYITFLDDFPRNNLGKIDKNALKNMHKSLETK from the coding sequence ATGAACTATTGTGAATTGTTATTTAATACAAAGGAAACGGATCTTGAATTGGAAGCACTTATCGATGCAGAAAACGGGAAAAGGCTTACATACAGAGAACTTATGGAAGAAGTTAAAAAGACAGCGGCTCTATTGCTTTCAAAGGGCTATAAAAGCGGAGATGTGATAGCTACCCATTTGTATAACAGTGTTGAGGCAGCAGTTATTTTACTTGGTATTCAATATATTGGAGGAGTCATATGCCTTATTGACCCTTTGTATAAAGCCAATGAAGTACTGTACTATATTGAAGACTCAGGAGCAAAATGCCTTTTTACTCACTTAATGAGCAGTGAAATAGAACTGCCGGATAGTTTAAAATGTGAAATTGTCCATATTAAAGATTATGAAAATGAAATTCAAAACTTTGAATGTGAGGAAAAAGACTTTTATAATTATAAAGAAGATGAACTCGCCATGCTTCTTTATACATCAGGTTCGACTTCAAAGCCAAAAGGAGTAATGCTTTCAGCAGGATGTTTCTTTACATTTTTAGAAAAAAGCAATTGTTCTATGTATCGATATACGAAAGAGGATAGAATACTTTGTTTTGTACCCTTTTCTCACGGATTTGGTTCGGTGTCCATATTAATTCCTTCACTGGATGGAAAAGCAGCTATTGTGTTTTTACGATCGTTTCAGCCTATAAAAATTTCAAATGCCATAATAAAAGAAAATATAACACATATTTTTGGCGTTCCTACTCATTACCAGCAGTTGTTGAGGTATGAAGCAATACACGATTCTTTAAGAAAACTTAAAGCTGCTTTTGTAGCGGCTGCACCTCTTAATTATGAGACTGCATTCCAATGGTTCAAAACTATCGGAATATATCTCGATGAAGGGTATGGCATGTCCGAAACTACAACGCTCATCACCACTAGAATGAATAGACTGCCTGAACCTGCCGGGGATGTCGGTTATCCTCCTAAAGGTATCTTAGAGGTTGAAGTAGTGGATGATGAAGGTAATGTATGTGAAGACGGTGTTATAGGTGAGATTAGAATTAAAGGAAAAGGGTTAATGCTAGGATATTTAAACAGGCCGGAAGAAACAAGGGAAAGACTTAGAGACGGATGTGTATATTCCGGTGACTACGGTTATAAAAAAAGTGACGGTTCCTTAGTAATTTGCGGTAGAAAGAAAGATGTTATAAATGTAGCCGGACTTAAGATTTCACCCATTGAGGTGGAGGCTGCTATCAACTCGCACCCTGATGTTGTTGATTCGGCTGCTGTAGGTATTGAAGACATCGTTTATGGAGAAGTGGTCAAAGCTTTTGTGGTGTTGAAAGATGGTGCAAAAGTCACTGATAGAGATTTGATAAAGTATGTTTCAGAAAAAATAGCCAATTTTAAAGTGCCAAAATATATTACCTTTCTTGATGATTTCCCAAGGAACAATCTTGGAAAAATCGATAAAAATGCACTGAAGAACATGCATAAATCTTTAGAAACTAAATAG
- a CDS encoding ketoacyl-ACP synthase III — translation MEKEIRFPEIRPLNIDRYARIISTGVGLPKAVVTNQDIIDEFKLLATDRAVQYSLGIKERRWSDFDEKVEDLMMAAVEQCLETANIDIEKVDRVIFTKLFGDYQVPATSIGLLRKFKAKKGIPAFDICSACSGFMHAMDLAIRYVATGDDYVLILGGSVIAKCVRLWKSPDPKTVFLFGDAIAAMLIGYSETKSFLASYLLTNHSLYDNAKVNFGTEFLRSGMEDLNPSIFYMRIADGNIVFNSSAKYAKVIAEKLLRETGLTMEDIDFFVTSDQSEKIWEAQLKELNIPKEKSQSLFHKYGNTVSAMSPINLHDLIVSGRLKRGNLVMMQAHGAGASSGGMIFRY, via the coding sequence ATGGAAAAGGAAATCAGGTTTCCCGAAATTAGACCTCTTAATATTGACAGGTATGCCAGAATCATATCTACTGGAGTAGGATTGCCCAAAGCTGTTGTTACAAATCAGGACATTATTGATGAGTTTAAATTATTGGCAACAGACAGGGCGGTTCAATATTCATTGGGGATAAAAGAGAGAAGATGGAGCGACTTTGATGAAAAAGTGGAAGACCTCATGATGGCAGCGGTAGAACAATGCCTTGAAACAGCCAATATCGATATTGAGAAGGTTGACCGGGTGATTTTTACAAAGTTGTTTGGAGATTATCAGGTTCCGGCAACATCAATAGGATTATTAAGAAAGTTTAAGGCCAAAAAAGGAATACCTGCCTTTGATATTTGTTCGGCATGCAGCGGTTTTATGCATGCCATGGATTTAGCAATACGTTATGTAGCTACCGGAGATGATTATGTACTGATTTTAGGAGGCAGTGTAATAGCTAAGTGTGTCAGGCTATGGAAGAGTCCGGACCCCAAAACTGTGTTTTTATTTGGGGATGCAATTGCTGCTATGCTTATAGGCTATTCTGAAACAAAGAGTTTTTTGGCGTCCTATTTACTTACCAATCATTCCTTGTATGATAATGCAAAGGTTAATTTTGGAACCGAGTTCTTAAGAAGTGGTATGGAAGATTTGAACCCGAGTATTTTTTATATGCGAATAGCTGATGGCAATATAGTCTTTAACAGCTCTGCAAAATATGCCAAAGTCATTGCTGAAAAGCTTCTCAGGGAAACCGGTCTTACTATGGAAGATATAGATTTCTTTGTAACATCGGATCAGTCGGAAAAAATATGGGAAGCGCAACTTAAAGAGTTAAACATTCCTAAAGAAAAAAGCCAAAGTTTATTTCACAAATATGGGAATACCGTTTCTGCAATGAGTCCTATAAATTTACATGATCTTATTGTTTCCGGACGATTAAAGCGCGGAAACCTTGTGATGATGCAAGCTCATGGCGCAGGTGCCAGCAGTGGCGGTATGATATTTAGATATTAA
- a CDS encoding type I polyketide synthase yields MNRYYYPFERVAVVAMGCYMPDANNINMLWENILNKKVSIKEIPDNFFNKSVFYRSDIFGRPNKNDKTYTKVAAIPDDFDFMELSRKYKIPPAVSAYMDINQKSVIYCVDQVMGQLKSELPKEKTAVILCAGAPGTKFENLVRRTFFSNVKEHILNHPEVYGKLPQMDKVLKEVSDELLKDTQTVTEDTTTGYLQNITAGRIANIFDLWGPSYVLDGACASSLMTIAESVAGLLNHEYDAVITGGTEVTLTEVGLVAFSGINALSPDGSYPFDARANGFVMGLGGGIVVLKRLSDALRDGDHIHSIISGYCIGSDGKGKYIAAPSEEGQIRVITGACNMAGYSVDTIEMIEAHGTGTIVGDVVEVTSLKKAFERLGATKENYCGLGSIKSNIGHLRNAAGIAGFIKASLAVENKVLPATANIKQVNPKLQLEGSPFYILTENRQWTENPLHPRRANISSYGFGGADCHICIEEFRPEFLQKSYTFSNRKNESKFSQEKIREEAVFFSGESIDAVCSSIKEFIEKNENSSFEQAVYYNNLSVDNDKKWRVAICASAMDQLREKLNILEEYIREDKLNDSHLLGLKGIYVGNDPKIESSQIALMFPGQASQYPNMLKELYENYSAVKSFYHKADAIWKAKYNYSLMPLIFGEDEEQLKTELKNTKNTHPAMFVSNMAVYKLIEEAGIKADYMIGHSLGEITSLYAGEMVDLKSAINIIGERGFSFDRIDADNRGKMVSVRESAEKVEEIIKESGAKVSIANINSPEQTVVGGDSQQISVFVEYLKDKGLKYTELNVSHAFHTGIVAKAADEFEESIKDIKFSTPKCKVMACHMSDFYNNVSELEKMPEILKQQILSPVKFTHSVLKLYESGVRVFIEAGPSNVLTNLVKTILYDKDVKIVNIDSKNKSSAETFRQALAILFAHGVDVSYVPANSVLGLHKENVTNVVYQVESKPVDTSNKLTQNHEFAKNSCDLNREDSSFAHQKALTQDSKDSIVYSGVAIGLPGSFKKAFDDNNFGYIVEGRNMIEMLTDEEAQSIYDLNITRLVKTEKETIFKKIESINEVIHFAGKFGKMDMINDYLIDEKLLKQMTQTICAGVAAGYEALRDAGIPLVREYKKTASGAMLPGRLVLPKEMQDDTGIIYVNGLWPIETVISEVSKYTAAKFGSRTRVEILKFFESVISRVSDQDTKKLLADWFAMYYSRLSPNPGEADVYEFNHNFMTMLASQANNRLAQLIGATGPNMYLNTACASNASAITVAEDLIKAGHARRMIVIGADISSTKDLLPWFGAGFSSIGALTECDNLFEAAVPFDNRRSGMILGSGATGIVIERESDVLRRGMNGICRLLGTHTFNTAGHQSKIDTKKHSVELDRFIARMEKEYNFDRKDIASKLVYCSHETYSHKPGCSYMEKVSLESTFGEKYKEIKVINTKGMTGHIMGASIEEAVSAKVLQYQIIPPVVNFKEEDPELCGLNLSKGGEYEFEYVLRAVAAFGGQGNYHLMQRIAKGDERIIDERAYREWIERIASKDAELKYCGRILVAEEKGELFAPVEEGYAEAAPVAEATKIDTSRQINSSSGTDFGKISTMPATVVNQQQIIDEVLTIYANVTQYPKEMLDLSMELEADLGVDTVKQATIFSMIAEKFNLNHLEGQALSNLKTIGQMVDLVMQNTSVADSSVEVNEVKNSLGSEENDRNNMNLSNSDCEAEVLKLISEITLYPVELLERDMEMEADLGIDTVKQATIFSILGEKYGLNEEVAGNISQYRTIGDLIDLVKQNVKCDSKSLSDSEPVAKMPEKGDNENRLNVSRDVSVREQVMNIIAEITQYPVEMLQEDMEIEADLGVDTIKQATILSELSARFGVSEDVNFSPSQLKTIKSIIEAIESNTGGKIADNDNAKGIDAEKKQGTIEDETLKETGSNIERELSLQYPIIVEKNIDNKDFDLKDKKVLVIGNSPETVQGFAKHLKSISSEVKEFIFDEALDINGLENRAADIREAVKDIEVILDLGHLGEHIDFENLAKEKEDNLLYLNSLHRFVFYKELSKVIEKPSIRIMCVISSDGCLGYKQQDGFLENPFYGALCGFYKGLRKEFANSKVKILDIGKVKGSELTEEMISTVVEELEENFQDYEIGYDNGKRITLKLANVDRSELEFAANFDGNHFLITGGGNGITAEIIREVSKNIKAKFTIIGRTAIPSDIEELSKLDEAALEQKKLEIYDQLKKEGKKATPTEVQREFSKVTKAVSVHKLLKEIRESGSDAEYYSCDVSDYEKLKEVVDKAVSNFGPVNVIIHGAGVEKSRLIGQKTKEEFDEIFSVKAKGICNLYRLADKKDLKVLIGFSSISGRFGNEAQLDYCSANSFITGFISMVRSKHKGIRALSIAWSGWKDIGMAWRNEFVKENAEGMGLHLIEPERANAEFMHILNSNLNLNEVVVSKGLGTMVSAEKWHGIKNSVPMIDWISERDGKIDKVFKVFSVKADPIINHHRLGTTPIVPLVAYLEIGAEVHSLIFGKSEQYCFKDVMIYKPLKLFNEKAQELIMKIDEAPDKSINASLYNYFKPKIGDGRMMEIAELKISNKIGEYEYLKEITAVEIDGMKEMLLSESLERMRKIHNNAIQLGPLFMDDKSAQINKYKYNDYGVILTVALSEEQIRNKKYDLPNLLFNPAFADTLMQSCGVHASEGSDRIYLPSEIGEFGLVKVPKEPGLFKSYAKLVKSSDEEKVYNVILYNEKGEVCYYAKDVIVRRISQ; encoded by the coding sequence ATGAATAGGTATTATTATCCTTTTGAAAGAGTTGCTGTTGTGGCAATGGGGTGTTACATGCCCGACGCTAATAATATAAATATGCTTTGGGAGAATATTTTAAACAAAAAAGTTTCAATTAAAGAAATACCGGATAATTTTTTTAACAAGTCAGTATTTTACAGGTCGGATATTTTCGGCAGACCGAATAAAAATGACAAGACTTATACAAAAGTTGCTGCCATCCCGGATGATTTTGATTTTATGGAACTCAGCAGAAAGTATAAAATTCCTCCGGCAGTCAGTGCTTATATGGACATAAATCAAAAGTCTGTCATATATTGCGTTGATCAGGTTATGGGACAGCTAAAAAGTGAGCTTCCCAAGGAGAAAACTGCTGTAATTTTATGTGCCGGAGCTCCGGGAACGAAGTTTGAAAACCTTGTCAGAAGAACATTTTTCAGCAATGTAAAAGAACATATACTTAATCATCCTGAGGTTTATGGGAAACTGCCCCAAATGGACAAAGTACTCAAAGAAGTATCCGATGAATTGCTTAAAGATACTCAAACAGTAACGGAGGATACAACCACCGGTTATTTGCAAAATATAACAGCGGGCAGAATTGCAAATATCTTCGATTTGTGGGGACCATCTTATGTATTGGATGGAGCCTGTGCCTCTTCATTAATGACAATTGCAGAAAGTGTGGCTGGGCTGTTAAACCATGAGTATGATGCTGTTATTACAGGGGGTACTGAAGTAACCCTTACAGAAGTTGGATTGGTGGCCTTCAGCGGAATAAATGCCCTGTCACCGGACGGATCTTATCCCTTTGACGCGAGAGCCAATGGATTTGTCATGGGTTTAGGTGGCGGTATAGTTGTCCTTAAAAGGCTTTCGGATGCCTTGAGAGACGGAGATCATATTCATTCCATTATATCGGGTTATTGCATCGGCAGTGACGGTAAAGGTAAATATATAGCAGCTCCCAGTGAAGAAGGCCAGATAAGGGTTATAACCGGAGCATGCAATATGGCGGGATATTCTGTAGATACCATTGAAATGATAGAAGCCCATGGAACAGGTACCATTGTTGGAGATGTTGTTGAAGTAACATCGCTGAAAAAAGCTTTTGAAAGGCTTGGAGCAACTAAAGAAAACTACTGCGGTTTAGGTTCGATAAAGTCCAATATCGGTCACTTAAGGAATGCTGCAGGAATAGCAGGATTTATTAAAGCGTCTTTGGCAGTAGAAAATAAGGTGCTGCCGGCAACGGCCAATATAAAGCAGGTTAATCCCAAGTTACAATTGGAAGGCTCACCTTTTTACATATTGACAGAAAACAGACAGTGGACAGAAAATCCGCTTCATCCAAGGAGGGCAAATATAAGCTCTTATGGCTTTGGTGGTGCTGATTGCCATATTTGTATAGAAGAGTTCAGACCGGAGTTTTTGCAAAAGAGCTATACTTTTTCAAACAGAAAAAATGAAAGCAAATTTTCTCAGGAAAAAATAAGGGAAGAAGCGGTATTCTTTTCGGGAGAGTCGATTGATGCAGTATGTTCATCCATAAAAGAGTTTATAGAGAAAAATGAAAATTCTTCCTTTGAACAGGCAGTATATTATAACAACTTATCGGTTGACAATGATAAAAAATGGCGTGTTGCTATTTGTGCATCTGCGATGGACCAATTGAGAGAAAAATTGAACATACTTGAGGAATATATTAGGGAAGACAAGCTGAATGACAGTCATTTACTCGGATTAAAAGGAATTTATGTAGGGAACGACCCTAAAATTGAGTCGTCTCAAATTGCGTTAATGTTCCCGGGACAAGCTTCTCAATATCCGAATATGTTAAAAGAGCTATATGAAAATTACTCTGCTGTAAAGTCCTTCTATCATAAAGCTGATGCTATATGGAAAGCAAAATATAACTACTCTCTGATGCCGCTGATATTCGGTGAGGATGAGGAGCAATTGAAAACTGAACTCAAAAACACAAAAAATACGCACCCTGCAATGTTTGTAAGTAATATGGCAGTATACAAACTAATAGAGGAAGCCGGAATCAAAGCTGATTACATGATTGGGCACAGCTTAGGAGAGATTACTTCTTTATATGCCGGCGAAATGGTAGATTTGAAATCGGCGATAAATATAATTGGAGAAAGAGGTTTTTCCTTTGACAGAATTGATGCGGACAATCGGGGTAAGATGGTAAGCGTAAGGGAATCGGCAGAAAAGGTGGAAGAGATTATAAAAGAAAGCGGTGCAAAAGTAAGTATTGCTAATATTAACTCTCCTGAACAAACAGTGGTTGGAGGAGACAGTCAACAGATATCTGTGTTTGTGGAATATTTAAAAGATAAAGGATTGAAATATACCGAGCTTAATGTATCTCATGCCTTCCATACCGGTATTGTGGCCAAAGCTGCCGATGAGTTTGAAGAAAGTATAAAGGATATTAAATTTTCCACTCCAAAATGTAAGGTAATGGCTTGCCATATGTCGGATTTTTATAACAATGTATCTGAATTGGAAAAAATGCCTGAAATATTAAAGCAACAGATTTTATCACCGGTGAAATTTACCCATTCGGTGTTAAAGCTTTATGAATCGGGTGTTAGAGTGTTTATCGAAGCAGGCCCGTCCAATGTATTAACAAACCTTGTTAAAACCATTTTATACGACAAGGATGTAAAGATTGTTAATATTGACAGTAAGAATAAATCTTCTGCCGAAACCTTCAGGCAGGCATTAGCAATCCTGTTTGCCCATGGGGTTGATGTATCCTATGTTCCTGCAAACAGTGTTTTAGGATTGCACAAGGAAAATGTAACTAATGTGGTATATCAAGTGGAGTCAAAACCGGTTGATACAAGCAATAAACTGACTCAAAATCATGAATTTGCAAAGAATAGCTGTGATCTAAACAGAGAGGATTCGTCTTTTGCTCATCAAAAAGCTTTAACTCAGGATTCCAAGGACAGTATAGTATACAGCGGTGTGGCAATAGGCCTGCCGGGCAGCTTCAAAAAAGCCTTTGACGACAATAATTTCGGCTATATTGTCGAGGGCAGAAACATGATTGAGATGCTGACCGATGAAGAAGCACAAAGTATATATGATTTAAATATAACAAGGCTTGTAAAAACGGAGAAGGAAACTATATTTAAGAAAATAGAATCCATTAACGAGGTAATACATTTTGCCGGTAAATTCGGCAAGATGGACATGATTAACGACTATCTCATTGATGAGAAGCTTTTAAAACAAATGACTCAGACAATATGTGCAGGTGTAGCCGCAGGATATGAGGCATTGCGGGATGCAGGAATTCCTCTCGTAAGGGAATATAAAAAGACAGCATCCGGTGCAATGCTTCCGGGAAGGTTGGTATTGCCTAAGGAAATGCAGGATGATACCGGTATAATCTATGTAAATGGATTATGGCCTATTGAAACTGTAATATCTGAAGTGTCAAAATATACAGCTGCAAAATTCGGTTCAAGAACAAGAGTTGAAATACTTAAGTTCTTTGAATCCGTTATTTCAAGAGTAAGTGATCAGGATACAAAGAAACTTCTGGCTGACTGGTTTGCAATGTACTATTCAAGACTTTCACCCAATCCCGGTGAAGCTGATGTGTATGAATTTAATCATAACTTTATGACAATGCTTGCATCACAGGCCAATAACCGATTAGCACAGCTGATAGGTGCAACGGGACCTAATATGTATTTAAATACCGCCTGCGCTTCCAACGCAAGTGCGATAACCGTTGCTGAAGATTTGATAAAAGCCGGACATGCTCGCAGAATGATTGTAATCGGTGCTGACATATCCAGCACAAAGGACTTATTGCCGTGGTTTGGTGCAGGATTCTCAAGTATTGGTGCCTTAACTGAGTGCGACAATTTATTCGAAGCTGCTGTTCCCTTTGACAACCGTAGAAGCGGAATGATACTCGGTTCCGGTGCTACCGGTATTGTAATTGAAAGAGAGAGTGATGTCTTAAGAAGGGGAATGAACGGCATATGCCGTCTTTTGGGAACTCATACCTTCAACACTGCAGGACATCAATCGAAAATTGATACAAAGAAACATTCCGTTGAACTAGACCGGTTTATTGCAAGAATGGAGAAAGAGTATAACTTTGACAGAAAAGATATTGCTTCAAAATTGGTATACTGTTCTCATGAGACTTACTCTCACAAACCGGGCTGTTCCTATATGGAAAAAGTCTCTTTAGAAAGCACCTTTGGCGAGAAATATAAAGAGATAAAGGTAATAAATACAAAGGGAATGACCGGACATATAATGGGTGCATCAATCGAAGAAGCGGTATCGGCTAAAGTGCTTCAGTATCAGATAATACCTCCCGTTGTTAACTTCAAGGAAGAGGATCCGGAACTTTGTGGCCTCAATCTATCAAAGGGAGGGGAATATGAGTTTGAGTATGTTTTAAGAGCGGTAGCAGCTTTTGGCGGACAGGGCAATTATCATCTCATGCAGAGGATTGCAAAAGGAGATGAAAGAATTATCGATGAAAGAGCCTATAGGGAATGGATAGAAAGAATTGCTTCAAAGGATGCAGAGCTTAAATACTGCGGCAGGATATTGGTGGCAGAAGAGAAAGGCGAGCTTTTTGCACCTGTAGAAGAGGGATATGCGGAAGCTGCGCCGGTAGCAGAAGCAACAAAGATAGATACTTCTAGACAGATCAATAGTTCATCAGGTACTGATTTTGGCAAAATCAGCACTATGCCTGCGACTGTAGTGAATCAGCAGCAAATTATTGACGAAGTTCTTACAATTTACGCCAACGTAACGCAGTATCCTAAAGAAATGCTCGATTTGTCAATGGAACTGGAAGCTGATTTGGGTGTGGATACTGTAAAGCAGGCAACCATATTCTCAATGATTGCTGAAAAATTTAATTTAAATCATCTTGAAGGGCAGGCCCTTTCAAATTTAAAAACTATTGGACAAATGGTTGATCTTGTTATGCAAAATACAAGTGTTGCTGATTCTTCCGTTGAAGTAAATGAGGTAAAAAATAGCTTAGGTTCGGAAGAGAATGACAGGAACAATATGAATTTATCAAATTCCGATTGCGAAGCCGAAGTTCTTAAATTAATTTCGGAAATAACCCTATATCCCGTTGAGCTTCTGGAAAGAGATATGGAAATGGAAGCGGACTTGGGAATAGATACGGTAAAACAGGCGACCATATTTTCAATTTTAGGTGAAAAGTATGGACTCAATGAAGAAGTTGCCGGAAATATTTCTCAGTACCGTACAATAGGAGATCTTATTGATTTGGTAAAGCAAAATGTAAAATGTGACAGTAAGTCACTTTCAGATTCGGAACCGGTTGCAAAAATGCCTGAAAAAGGCGATAACGAAAATAGGCTGAATGTTTCACGGGATGTTTCTGTACGGGAACAGGTAATGAACATAATTGCTGAAATAACCCAGTATCCTGTAGAAATGCTTCAAGAGGATATGGAAATTGAAGCTGATTTAGGTGTTGATACCATCAAACAAGCTACTATTTTGTCGGAACTGAGTGCAAGGTTTGGTGTAAGTGAGGATGTAAACTTTAGTCCTTCACAGTTAAAAACCATCAAGTCAATAATTGAGGCTATAGAAAGCAATACTGGTGGCAAAATTGCAGATAATGATAATGCTAAAGGAATTGATGCAGAAAAAAAGCAAGGAACGATTGAAGACGAAACATTAAAGGAAACCGGGAGTAATATAGAGAGGGAACTTAGCCTTCAGTATCCGATAATTGTGGAAAAGAATATAGACAATAAAGATTTTGACCTCAAAGACAAAAAAGTACTTGTAATAGGTAATAGTCCTGAAACTGTTCAAGGGTTCGCAAAACATTTGAAAAGCATTTCTTCTGAGGTAAAAGAGTTTATATTCGACGAGGCTTTGGATATCAATGGTTTGGAAAACCGGGCAGCAGATATCCGAGAAGCTGTAAAGGACATTGAAGTTATACTGGATCTGGGTCATCTGGGTGAACATATTGATTTTGAAAACTTAGCAAAGGAAAAGGAAGATAACCTGCTTTATTTAAACAGTCTTCACAGATTTGTATTTTACAAGGAATTATCCAAGGTTATTGAGAAACCTTCCATACGCATTATGTGTGTAATTTCATCGGATGGGTGTTTGGGATATAAACAGCAGGACGGATTTTTGGAAAATCCTTTTTATGGCGCACTGTGCGGTTTTTATAAAGGACTTCGCAAGGAATTTGCAAATTCAAAGGTTAAAATTTTAGATATTGGCAAAGTTAAAGGCTCTGAATTGACAGAAGAAATGATTTCAACTGTTGTGGAGGAATTGGAGGAAAACTTCCAGGACTATGAGATAGGATATGACAATGGTAAAAGAATTACCTTGAAACTTGCCAATGTGGATCGTTCTGAACTTGAATTTGCTGCGAATTTTGACGGAAACCATTTTCTCATCACAGGAGGCGGAAATGGAATAACAGCTGAAATTATCCGGGAGGTTTCAAAGAATATAAAAGCAAAATTCACGATTATCGGAAGAACTGCCATTCCTTCAGATATTGAAGAACTTTCAAAACTGGATGAGGCAGCTCTTGAACAAAAGAAATTGGAAATATATGATCAACTTAAAAAAGAAGGAAAGAAAGCAACACCAACCGAAGTTCAAAGGGAATTTTCCAAAGTAACCAAAGCTGTTTCTGTGCACAAGCTTTTGAAAGAAATCCGAGAAAGCGGAAGTGATGCAGAATACTACAGCTGTGATGTATCGGATTATGAAAAACTTAAAGAGGTTGTAGATAAAGCAGTATCGAACTTTGGCCCGGTAAATGTTATAATCCATGGTGCAGGTGTTGAAAAAAGCCGATTAATCGGTCAAAAAACAAAAGAAGAGTTCGATGAAATATTCTCGGTTAAAGCTAAAGGTATTTGCAATTTGTACCGATTGGCAGATAAAAAAGATTTAAAAGTACTGATTGGGTTTTCATCCATATCCGGAAGATTCGGAAATGAAGCCCAGTTGGATTACTGTTCGGCAAACAGTTTCATAACCGGCTTTATATCCATGGTAAGATCTAAGCATAAAGGAATAAGAGCCTTAAGCATTGCATGGTCCGGCTGGAAAGATATCGGTATGGCATGGAGAAATGAATTTGTTAAGGAAAATGCTGAGGGAATGGGGCTTCATTTAATTGAACCGGAAAGGGCAAATGCTGAATTTATGCATATTTTAAACAGCAATTTAAATCTAAATGAGGTTGTTGTAAGTAAAGGGCTTGGAACAATGGTAAGCGCCGAAAAGTGGCATGGAATTAAAAACAGTGTGCCCATGATAGATTGGATTAGTGAAAGAGACGGTAAAATAGACAAGGTGTTTAAAGTATTTTCCGTCAAAGCTGATCCCATTATAAACCATCACAGACTTGGAACTACACCGATTGTTCCTTTGGTGGCCTATCTGGAAATTGGTGCCGAGGTACACAGCTTGATCTTCGGAAAGAGCGAGCAGTATTGTTTTAAAGATGTGATGATTTATAAACCTTTGAAGTTATTTAATGAGAAAGCACAGGAATTAATAATGAAGATTGATGAAGCACCCGATAAATCTATTAATGCTTCATTGTACAACTACTTCAAACCGAAGATCGGTGACGGAAGAATGATGGAAATTGCAGAACTGAAGATATCGAATAAAATTGGAGAATATGAATATTTAAAAGAAATTACTGCTGTAGAAATCGACGGAATGAAAGAAATGCTGCTGAGTGAATCGCTGGAAAGGATGAGGAAAATCCATAACAATGCTATACAGTTAGGACCGCTGTTTATGGATGACAAGTCGGCACAAATAAATAAGTATAAATATAACGATTATGGGGTAATATTGACGGTTGCCTTATCTGAAGAGCAAATTAGAAATAAAAAGTATGATCTGCCGAATTTACTGTTTAATCCGGCCTTTGCCGACACATTGATGCAATCTTGCGGAGTCCATGCTTCTGAAGGCAGTGACAGAATTTATCTGCCGTCGGAAATAGGAGAATTCGGACTTGTTAAGGTACCGAAAGAGCCGGGATTGTTTAAGTCTTATGCAAAGCTTGTAAAGAGCAGTGATGAAGAAAAGGTATACAATGTTATACTGTATAATGAGAAAGGCGAGGTCTGCTATTATGCAAAAGATGTAATTGTGAGGCGTATAAGTCAATGA